The following are encoded together in the Glycine max cultivar Williams 82 chromosome 8, Glycine_max_v4.0, whole genome shotgun sequence genome:
- the LOC100780705 gene encoding RNA polymerase II degradation factor 1 isoform X6 has protein sequence MIVLYFFSFKKLLTFLEEGIASLELQSESCFDGEIPMTTCYKDDEIYCIINDIMDSSVGLTSSIALKRYRVIGELLYHKACELYSKISPFEANIRRHYFHVRPLDANQLQNWHNYLDFIEPQGDFDWAVKLYERCLIVCANYPEYWMRYVDFMEAKGGREIANYSLVRATEIYLKKVPEIHLFNARFKEQIGDVLAARAAYIQSGKETDSDFVENVISKANMEKRLGNTESAFSIYKEALKMASAEKMLHALPILYVHFSRLKYLSTNSVDAAGDVLIDGVRTLPQNKLLLEELIKFLMMHGGTKHMAVIDSIIADTISPRSEGSQGFSTEDAEDISNLYLEFVDYCGTIHDVRKAWNRHIKLFPDSVRTAKRRRLINLMDKREEVFVVMPNQASRDSSSDLDAAHLHKKDKKVLLLKYCDNQSDATKDELMLTKNHNARSNNDTDTCNLQIMESEYKIEENGRELPLPISEEPRDNDPENNVSSANLVEVKERSITKNLKNSCSSESDVSSEELLRQTACGNQSSQALQIPSKENTAFSKGTCELEPEELKPLSPSSISLNPQESTCPDSGPMVSQEECDAIPESCKSNSRAVVGGHTTNQDNSASTQDSESAQIPIEINSPYSARHRDQRARKPLLPPRSSGNSGGNWHKMRNAGQFRRGPKFGYRGNTHRKQHQRQQLPPQQIHPPERGSQMAVAPGYSSQPVLQIQQCNQGQNQFHSAATPTDFAAASCWPMQNMQIQNTSSQSQTPANTTSHVLQHAMQGNERYGYMQNDQEYNQLWQYYQQQQQQLQLQQHYIQLQQQSFQQGLSQQQLQHSLLEPLQPQQLQQQVLQQQQQQYFQQQQPLQQEHPENLMQQQQPSTQSSSHPVADQGQAIVTLQGHGAVLSQQSDKLGPISSPVVHHPQEKSTQQE, from the exons ATGATAG ttttatatttcttCAGTTTTAAAAAGTTGCTAACCTTTTTGGAGGAGGGCATAGCAAGCCTGGAATTGCAATCTGAATCATGTTTTGATGGTGAAATTCCTATGACTACCTGTTACAAGGATGATGAGATTTATTGCATTATCAATGATATCATGGATTCATCTGTTGGATTGACTAGTTCAATAGCCCTAAAAAGGTACAGGGTCATTGGAGAACTGCTTTATCATAAAGCTTGTGAGTTGTATTCGAAAATTAGTCCTTTTGAGGCTAATATTCGAAGACATTACTTTCATGTTCGGCCTCTTGATGCAAATCAATTGCAGAATTGGCATAATTATCTGGATTTTATTGAACCTCAAGGGGACTTTGACTGG GCTGTGAAACTTTATGAGAGATGCTTGATTGTGTGTGCCAACTATCCTGAATACTGGATGCGTTATGTGGACTTCATGGAAGCCAAGGGAGGAAGAGAAATTGCAAACTATTCTTTAGTCCGAGCGACTGAAATTTATTTGAAG AAAGTGCCAGAAATCCATTTATTCAATGCCAGGTTTAAGGAACAAATAGGAGATGTTTTAGCTGCTCGTGCTGCATATATTCAGAGTGGTAAAGAGACAGATTCTGACTTTGTGGAAAATGTTATATCAAAAGCTAATATGGAAAAACGTTTG GGAAATACAGAGTCAGCTTTCAGTATATACAAAGAAGCACTAAAAATGGCATCAGCAGAGAAAATGTTACATGCCCTCCCTATTTTATATGTTCATTTCTCTCGGCTAAAATATTTG AGTACAAACAGTGTGGATGCTGCCGGAGATGTCTTAATTGATGGTGTCAGAactttgcctcaaaacaaattgCTTCTGGAG GAATTGATAAAGTTCTTAATGATGCATGGGGGGACAAAGCACATGGCTGTAATAGATTCAATTATTGCTGATACAATATCTCCAAGGTCTGAGGGATCTCAAGGTTTTAGTACAGAAGATGCAGAGGATATATCAAACTTATATCTAGAG TTTGTGGACTATTGTGGAACCATACATGATGTAAGGAAGGCGTGGAATCGGCACATAAAATTATTTCCAGACTCTGTCCGGACTGCTAAACGTAGAagattgattaatttgatggaCAAGAGAGAAGAGGTTTTTGTTGTCATGCCTAATCAAGCATCTAGGGATTCTAGTTCTGATTTGGATGCTGCACATTTACataaaaaagacaagaaagtgtTATTGCTGAAATATTGTGATAATCAGTCTGATGCTACTAAAGATGAATTAATGCTGACAAAAAATCATAATGCTCGGTCTAATAATGATACAGATACATGCAATCTTCAAATTATGGAATCAGaatacaaaatagaagaaaatgggaGAGAATTACCTCTCCCAATTTCTGAGGAGCCAAGAGACAATGATCCTGAAAATAATGTGTCATCTGCCAATTTAGTGGAAGTTAAAGAGCGATCAATAAccaagaatttaaaaaatagttgttCTTCTGAATCTGATGTTTCATCAGAGGAATTATTACGTCAAACTGCCTGTGGAAACCAATCCTCACAAGCTTTGCAAATACCCTCTAAGGAAAATACTGCTTTTTCTAAGGGAACGTGTGAGCTTGAGCCTGAAGAACTTAAGCCGCTTTCTCCGTCAAGCATATCATTAAACCCCCAGGAAAGCACATGTCCTGATTCAGGACCGATGGTGTCTCAGGAGGAGTGTGATGCAATTCCGGAAAGCTGCAAGTCAAATAGTAGAGCAGTAGTTGGTGGTCATACCACAAATCAAGACAACTCTGCAAGCACTCAAGATTCCGAGTCTGCCCAAATCCCCATTGAAATTAACAGTCCATATTCAGCACGCCATCGAGACCAGAGAGCAAGAAAACCACTTCTGCCTCCACGGTCTTCTGGTAATAGTGGTGGAAACTGGCATAAAATGAGAAATGCTGGTCAATTTCGTAGAGGCCCCAAATTTGGCTATCGGGGAAATACACATAGGAAACAGCACCAACGGCAGCAGCTGCCTCCTCAACAGATTCATCCCCCTGAAAGGGGTTCACAAATGGCTGTGGCTCCAGGTTACTCTTCTCAACCTGTATTGCAAATCCAGCAATGCAATCAAGGACAAAATCAGTTTCACTCTGCTGCTACTCCTACTGATTTTGCAGCAGCTAGTTGTTGgcctatgcaaaacatgcagatACAGAACACTTCATCTCAGTCTCAAACACCTGCCAATACTACATCACATGTATTACAACATGCAATGCAAGGCAATGAGCGATATGGATATATGCAGAATGACCAAGAATATAATCAGTTATGGCAATACTATCAGCAGCAACAGCAACAGCTGCAACTACAACAACATTATATTCAATTACAGCAGCAATCGTTCCAGCAGGGACTGTCACAACAACAGCTCCAACATAGCCTGCTGGAACCTCTTCAACCACAACAGCTCCAACAACAGGTtctgcagcagcagcagcagcaataCTTTCAACAGCAGCAACCTCTGCAGCAAGAACACCCTGAAAACCTTATGCAGCAACAGCAGCCATCAACACAG AGCAGCAGTCATCCCGTAGCAGACCAAGGGCAGGCAATAGTGACATTGCAG GGCCACGGAGCAGTATTATCGCAACAATCAGACAAACTTGGGCCGATTTCTTCTCCAGTTGTGCACCATCCTCAAGAGAAATCTACCCAACAAGAGTGA
- the LOC100780705 gene encoding RNA polymerase II degradation factor 1 isoform X4 has product MTSIHILYFFSFKKLLTFLEEGIASLELQSESCFDGEIPMTTCYKDDEIYCIINDIMDSSVGLTSSIALKRYRVIGELLYHKACELYSKISPFEANIRRHYFHVRPLDANQLQNWHNYLDFIEPQGDFDWAVKLYERCLIVCANYPEYWMRYVDFMEAKGGREIANYSLVRATEIYLKKVPEIHLFNARFKEQIGDVLAARAAYIQSGKETDSDFVENVISKANMEKRLGNTESAFSIYKEALKMASAEKMLHALPILYVHFSRLKYLSTNSVDAAGDVLIDGVRTLPQNKLLLEELIKFLMMHGGTKHMAVIDSIIADTISPRSEGSQGFSTEDAEDISNLYLEFVDYCGTIHDVRKAWNRHIKLFPDSVRTAKRRRLINLMDKREEVFVVMPNQASRDSSSDLDAAHLHKKDKKVLLLKYCDNQSDATKDELMLTKNHNARSNNDTDTCNLQIMESEYKIEENGRELPLPISEEPRDNDPENNVSSANLVEVKERSITKNLKNSCSSESDVSSEELLRQTACGNQSSQALQIPSKENTAFSKGTCELEPEELKPLSPSSISLNPQESTCPDSGPMVSQEECDAIPESCKSNSRAVVGGHTTNQDNSASTQDSESAQIPIEINSPYSARHRDQRARKPLLPPRSSGNSGGNWHKMRNAGQFRRGPKFGYRGNTHRKQHQRQQLPPQQIHPPERGSQMAVAPGYSSQPVLQIQQCNQGQNQFHSAATPTDFAAASCWPMQNMQIQNTSSQSQTPANTTSHVLQHAMQGNERYGYMQNDQEYNQLWQYYQQQQQQLQLQQHYIQLQQQSFQQGLSQQQLQHSLLEPLQPQQLQQQVLQQQQQQYFQQQQPLQQEHPENLMQQQQPSTQSSSHPVADQGQAIVTLQGHGAVLSQQSDKLGPISSPVVHHPQEKSTQQE; this is encoded by the exons ATGACATCTATTCACA ttttatatttcttCAGTTTTAAAAAGTTGCTAACCTTTTTGGAGGAGGGCATAGCAAGCCTGGAATTGCAATCTGAATCATGTTTTGATGGTGAAATTCCTATGACTACCTGTTACAAGGATGATGAGATTTATTGCATTATCAATGATATCATGGATTCATCTGTTGGATTGACTAGTTCAATAGCCCTAAAAAGGTACAGGGTCATTGGAGAACTGCTTTATCATAAAGCTTGTGAGTTGTATTCGAAAATTAGTCCTTTTGAGGCTAATATTCGAAGACATTACTTTCATGTTCGGCCTCTTGATGCAAATCAATTGCAGAATTGGCATAATTATCTGGATTTTATTGAACCTCAAGGGGACTTTGACTGG GCTGTGAAACTTTATGAGAGATGCTTGATTGTGTGTGCCAACTATCCTGAATACTGGATGCGTTATGTGGACTTCATGGAAGCCAAGGGAGGAAGAGAAATTGCAAACTATTCTTTAGTCCGAGCGACTGAAATTTATTTGAAG AAAGTGCCAGAAATCCATTTATTCAATGCCAGGTTTAAGGAACAAATAGGAGATGTTTTAGCTGCTCGTGCTGCATATATTCAGAGTGGTAAAGAGACAGATTCTGACTTTGTGGAAAATGTTATATCAAAAGCTAATATGGAAAAACGTTTG GGAAATACAGAGTCAGCTTTCAGTATATACAAAGAAGCACTAAAAATGGCATCAGCAGAGAAAATGTTACATGCCCTCCCTATTTTATATGTTCATTTCTCTCGGCTAAAATATTTG AGTACAAACAGTGTGGATGCTGCCGGAGATGTCTTAATTGATGGTGTCAGAactttgcctcaaaacaaattgCTTCTGGAG GAATTGATAAAGTTCTTAATGATGCATGGGGGGACAAAGCACATGGCTGTAATAGATTCAATTATTGCTGATACAATATCTCCAAGGTCTGAGGGATCTCAAGGTTTTAGTACAGAAGATGCAGAGGATATATCAAACTTATATCTAGAG TTTGTGGACTATTGTGGAACCATACATGATGTAAGGAAGGCGTGGAATCGGCACATAAAATTATTTCCAGACTCTGTCCGGACTGCTAAACGTAGAagattgattaatttgatggaCAAGAGAGAAGAGGTTTTTGTTGTCATGCCTAATCAAGCATCTAGGGATTCTAGTTCTGATTTGGATGCTGCACATTTACataaaaaagacaagaaagtgtTATTGCTGAAATATTGTGATAATCAGTCTGATGCTACTAAAGATGAATTAATGCTGACAAAAAATCATAATGCTCGGTCTAATAATGATACAGATACATGCAATCTTCAAATTATGGAATCAGaatacaaaatagaagaaaatgggaGAGAATTACCTCTCCCAATTTCTGAGGAGCCAAGAGACAATGATCCTGAAAATAATGTGTCATCTGCCAATTTAGTGGAAGTTAAAGAGCGATCAATAAccaagaatttaaaaaatagttgttCTTCTGAATCTGATGTTTCATCAGAGGAATTATTACGTCAAACTGCCTGTGGAAACCAATCCTCACAAGCTTTGCAAATACCCTCTAAGGAAAATACTGCTTTTTCTAAGGGAACGTGTGAGCTTGAGCCTGAAGAACTTAAGCCGCTTTCTCCGTCAAGCATATCATTAAACCCCCAGGAAAGCACATGTCCTGATTCAGGACCGATGGTGTCTCAGGAGGAGTGTGATGCAATTCCGGAAAGCTGCAAGTCAAATAGTAGAGCAGTAGTTGGTGGTCATACCACAAATCAAGACAACTCTGCAAGCACTCAAGATTCCGAGTCTGCCCAAATCCCCATTGAAATTAACAGTCCATATTCAGCACGCCATCGAGACCAGAGAGCAAGAAAACCACTTCTGCCTCCACGGTCTTCTGGTAATAGTGGTGGAAACTGGCATAAAATGAGAAATGCTGGTCAATTTCGTAGAGGCCCCAAATTTGGCTATCGGGGAAATACACATAGGAAACAGCACCAACGGCAGCAGCTGCCTCCTCAACAGATTCATCCCCCTGAAAGGGGTTCACAAATGGCTGTGGCTCCAGGTTACTCTTCTCAACCTGTATTGCAAATCCAGCAATGCAATCAAGGACAAAATCAGTTTCACTCTGCTGCTACTCCTACTGATTTTGCAGCAGCTAGTTGTTGgcctatgcaaaacatgcagatACAGAACACTTCATCTCAGTCTCAAACACCTGCCAATACTACATCACATGTATTACAACATGCAATGCAAGGCAATGAGCGATATGGATATATGCAGAATGACCAAGAATATAATCAGTTATGGCAATACTATCAGCAGCAACAGCAACAGCTGCAACTACAACAACATTATATTCAATTACAGCAGCAATCGTTCCAGCAGGGACTGTCACAACAACAGCTCCAACATAGCCTGCTGGAACCTCTTCAACCACAACAGCTCCAACAACAGGTtctgcagcagcagcagcagcaataCTTTCAACAGCAGCAACCTCTGCAGCAAGAACACCCTGAAAACCTTATGCAGCAACAGCAGCCATCAACACAG AGCAGCAGTCATCCCGTAGCAGACCAAGGGCAGGCAATAGTGACATTGCAG GGCCACGGAGCAGTATTATCGCAACAATCAGACAAACTTGGGCCGATTTCTTCTCCAGTTGTGCACCATCCTCAAGAGAAATCTACCCAACAAGAGTGA
- the LOC100780705 gene encoding RNA polymerase II degradation factor 1 isoform X5 has translation MSHDIYSHFKKLLTFLEEGIASLELQSESCFDGEIPMTTCYKDDEIYCIINDIMDSSVGLTSSIALKRYRVIGELLYHKACELYSKISPFEANIRRHYFHVRPLDANQLQNWHNYLDFIEPQGDFDWAVKLYERCLIVCANYPEYWMRYVDFMEAKGGREIANYSLVRATEIYLKKVPEIHLFNARFKEQIGDVLAARAAYIQSGKETDSDFVENVISKANMEKRLGNTESAFSIYKEALKMASAEKMLHALPILYVHFSRLKYLSTNSVDAAGDVLIDGVRTLPQNKLLLEELIKFLMMHGGTKHMAVIDSIIADTISPRSEGSQGFSTEDAEDISNLYLEFVDYCGTIHDVRKAWNRHIKLFPDSVRTAKRRRLINLMDKREEVFVVMPNQASRDSSSDLDAAHLHKKDKKVLLLKYCDNQSDATKDELMLTKNHNARSNNDTDTCNLQIMESEYKIEENGRELPLPISEEPRDNDPENNVSSANLVEVKERSITKNLKNSCSSESDVSSEELLRQTACGNQSSQALQIPSKENTAFSKGTCELEPEELKPLSPSSISLNPQESTCPDSGPMVSQEECDAIPESCKSNSRAVVGGHTTNQDNSASTQDSESAQIPIEINSPYSARHRDQRARKPLLPPRSSGNSGGNWHKMRNAGQFRRGPKFGYRGNTHRKQHQRQQLPPQQIHPPERGSQMAVAPGYSSQPVLQIQQCNQGQNQFHSAATPTDFAAASCWPMQNMQIQNTSSQSQTPANTTSHVLQHAMQGNERYGYMQNDQEYNQLWQYYQQQQQQLQLQQHYIQLQQQSFQQGLSQQQLQHSLLEPLQPQQLQQQVLQQQQQQYFQQQQPLQQEHPENLMQQQQPSTQSSSHPVADQGQAIVTLQGHGAVLSQQSDKLGPISSPVVHHPQEKSTQQE, from the exons ATGAGTCATGACATCTATTCACA TTTTAAAAAGTTGCTAACCTTTTTGGAGGAGGGCATAGCAAGCCTGGAATTGCAATCTGAATCATGTTTTGATGGTGAAATTCCTATGACTACCTGTTACAAGGATGATGAGATTTATTGCATTATCAATGATATCATGGATTCATCTGTTGGATTGACTAGTTCAATAGCCCTAAAAAGGTACAGGGTCATTGGAGAACTGCTTTATCATAAAGCTTGTGAGTTGTATTCGAAAATTAGTCCTTTTGAGGCTAATATTCGAAGACATTACTTTCATGTTCGGCCTCTTGATGCAAATCAATTGCAGAATTGGCATAATTATCTGGATTTTATTGAACCTCAAGGGGACTTTGACTGG GCTGTGAAACTTTATGAGAGATGCTTGATTGTGTGTGCCAACTATCCTGAATACTGGATGCGTTATGTGGACTTCATGGAAGCCAAGGGAGGAAGAGAAATTGCAAACTATTCTTTAGTCCGAGCGACTGAAATTTATTTGAAG AAAGTGCCAGAAATCCATTTATTCAATGCCAGGTTTAAGGAACAAATAGGAGATGTTTTAGCTGCTCGTGCTGCATATATTCAGAGTGGTAAAGAGACAGATTCTGACTTTGTGGAAAATGTTATATCAAAAGCTAATATGGAAAAACGTTTG GGAAATACAGAGTCAGCTTTCAGTATATACAAAGAAGCACTAAAAATGGCATCAGCAGAGAAAATGTTACATGCCCTCCCTATTTTATATGTTCATTTCTCTCGGCTAAAATATTTG AGTACAAACAGTGTGGATGCTGCCGGAGATGTCTTAATTGATGGTGTCAGAactttgcctcaaaacaaattgCTTCTGGAG GAATTGATAAAGTTCTTAATGATGCATGGGGGGACAAAGCACATGGCTGTAATAGATTCAATTATTGCTGATACAATATCTCCAAGGTCTGAGGGATCTCAAGGTTTTAGTACAGAAGATGCAGAGGATATATCAAACTTATATCTAGAG TTTGTGGACTATTGTGGAACCATACATGATGTAAGGAAGGCGTGGAATCGGCACATAAAATTATTTCCAGACTCTGTCCGGACTGCTAAACGTAGAagattgattaatttgatggaCAAGAGAGAAGAGGTTTTTGTTGTCATGCCTAATCAAGCATCTAGGGATTCTAGTTCTGATTTGGATGCTGCACATTTACataaaaaagacaagaaagtgtTATTGCTGAAATATTGTGATAATCAGTCTGATGCTACTAAAGATGAATTAATGCTGACAAAAAATCATAATGCTCGGTCTAATAATGATACAGATACATGCAATCTTCAAATTATGGAATCAGaatacaaaatagaagaaaatgggaGAGAATTACCTCTCCCAATTTCTGAGGAGCCAAGAGACAATGATCCTGAAAATAATGTGTCATCTGCCAATTTAGTGGAAGTTAAAGAGCGATCAATAAccaagaatttaaaaaatagttgttCTTCTGAATCTGATGTTTCATCAGAGGAATTATTACGTCAAACTGCCTGTGGAAACCAATCCTCACAAGCTTTGCAAATACCCTCTAAGGAAAATACTGCTTTTTCTAAGGGAACGTGTGAGCTTGAGCCTGAAGAACTTAAGCCGCTTTCTCCGTCAAGCATATCATTAAACCCCCAGGAAAGCACATGTCCTGATTCAGGACCGATGGTGTCTCAGGAGGAGTGTGATGCAATTCCGGAAAGCTGCAAGTCAAATAGTAGAGCAGTAGTTGGTGGTCATACCACAAATCAAGACAACTCTGCAAGCACTCAAGATTCCGAGTCTGCCCAAATCCCCATTGAAATTAACAGTCCATATTCAGCACGCCATCGAGACCAGAGAGCAAGAAAACCACTTCTGCCTCCACGGTCTTCTGGTAATAGTGGTGGAAACTGGCATAAAATGAGAAATGCTGGTCAATTTCGTAGAGGCCCCAAATTTGGCTATCGGGGAAATACACATAGGAAACAGCACCAACGGCAGCAGCTGCCTCCTCAACAGATTCATCCCCCTGAAAGGGGTTCACAAATGGCTGTGGCTCCAGGTTACTCTTCTCAACCTGTATTGCAAATCCAGCAATGCAATCAAGGACAAAATCAGTTTCACTCTGCTGCTACTCCTACTGATTTTGCAGCAGCTAGTTGTTGgcctatgcaaaacatgcagatACAGAACACTTCATCTCAGTCTCAAACACCTGCCAATACTACATCACATGTATTACAACATGCAATGCAAGGCAATGAGCGATATGGATATATGCAGAATGACCAAGAATATAATCAGTTATGGCAATACTATCAGCAGCAACAGCAACAGCTGCAACTACAACAACATTATATTCAATTACAGCAGCAATCGTTCCAGCAGGGACTGTCACAACAACAGCTCCAACATAGCCTGCTGGAACCTCTTCAACCACAACAGCTCCAACAACAGGTtctgcagcagcagcagcagcaataCTTTCAACAGCAGCAACCTCTGCAGCAAGAACACCCTGAAAACCTTATGCAGCAACAGCAGCCATCAACACAG AGCAGCAGTCATCCCGTAGCAGACCAAGGGCAGGCAATAGTGACATTGCAG GGCCACGGAGCAGTATTATCGCAACAATCAGACAAACTTGGGCCGATTTCTTCTCCAGTTGTGCACCATCCTCAAGAGAAATCTACCCAACAAGAGTGA